In the genome of Moorena sp. SIOASIH, the window ATGGGACCCTGGGTTTCCAGGCACGAAAGGTGCAAAAATTGGCGACGCGATTAGGAGCAGCACTCCAGCTGCCGGTAGAGTATATGGATGAACGGCTTACCTCTTGGGAGGCTGAATCCAGACTCAAGGCGAGTAAGCGATCGCTTACCCAAAATAAAGGACTCATTGACCGTCACGCTGCTGCTATTATCCTACAACAGTGGTTAGATAGGCGGCGTTCAGCTAACCATCACAATCCCCCACCGTCGGGGAATTGATTACCCTAACCCTCGATCTTTTCAACCTACCCTACGGCAACGCCAAGGGCGAACAACCTACCAACCTTCAACCTACCAACCTTCAACCTACCAACCTTCAACCTACCAACCTTCAACCTACCAACCTTCAACCTACCAACCTTCAACCTACCAACCTTCAACCTACCAACCTTCAACCTACCAACCTTCAACCTACCAACCTTCAACCTACCAACCTTCAACCTACCAACCTTCAACCTACCAACCTTCAACCTACCAACCTTCAACCTACCAACCTACCCTACGGGAACGCCAAAGGCGAACA includes:
- the ruvX gene encoding Holliday junction resolvase RuvX; this translates as MERISALGLDLGSKRIGVAGCDGTGLIATGLTTIERTSFQRDVDQLRELVETREVQLLVVGLPYSMDGTLGFQARKVQKLATRLGAALQLPVEYMDERLTSWEAESRLKASKRSLTQNKGLIDRHAAAIILQQWLDRRRSANHHNPPPSGN